The following nucleotide sequence is from Staphylococcus chromogenes.
GCATTTTGAACATCATAATAATTATAAATATCTCCTTTTATCCATGTCACATTTTGAGTGGAATTCTTTTTAGGATATTTAGACATCGTGTAAATATCATAGTCAGGCGTTAAAGATTCAATTAAAGATTTTCCAATCGTACCGGTTCCTCCGGCTAACAAAATTTTTAAACGCATGGTGATGCTCCTTTCGAATAACTTTCTATACTTGTTAAAGTGCGTTACAATAAATGATGGTATCTTATTCCCTTTTTAAAGAAGTGTAAAATGAAGAAATGGAGTTGGAAGCATGTCTTTAGAAATTAGAGAAATTAGTATTAAAGACGTCGAGGCCTTTACAACCTTGATGCAACAAGTTTTCGAAGAATCAAAGTACATGCTTTATGATCCTGGTGAATATGTTCCGTCTCTTGAGTACGCTATTTCAAATTTAGAAGAAGTGATTACTTCACCCCACTTAGCCATACTCGTTGCCGAAAAAAATGATATGCTCGTCGGATACATTACCATTGTCTCTAAACGCCTCCATCGCATTGAACATAAGGCAAGAATCACTATGGGTGTTTTAAACCAAGAGCAAGGATTTGGTATTGGCCAATCGTTAATTCATGCATGTAAAAATTGGTGTAAAGCGCATGATATGTCACGTATAGAGCTCACTGTCGTCACAGACAATAAAGCAGCCGTTCACCTGTATGAGCGTGAAGGATTTAAAATTGAAGGCGAATTGCAACATTCGCTTAAAATTGACACGCAGTATTTTAATGAATACCTTATGGCCTATCTCCTTGACTAATCTCGTTTTATTTTAGCATTGCTCCATATTAATACCTATTATAACTAAAATCATACAATCAAAATAAGTAGAGACATCAACCCTTTTATCTATTTGTTTACAAGTATACGTTAAAACCCAATCAAAAACTCTTTTTATTTAAGTTGTACTAAAATAGCCATCAAAATTTATCTGAGGATAAATTCTGATGGCTTTCTCATTGAAAGAAGCACTAAGCCCCTATTTTATGCTATTCTGTAGGTTCCTCTTCATATGGATTCAAGTTGATTTCTGTTTGCGGTGATGCGTGGATGTCCGATTTTAAGTTTTGTTGAGACGTGTTACGACTTAAAAAGCTAAGAACACGGCGAATATTTTCTTTTGACTCTGGTTTTTCCATATGAAATTGATATTGATGTTTCAAATGATGCGATCCATCATAAAACAAAGTATCTACAGGAATTTGCTTTTCTTTAAGCGCCTGTGAGAAAGAATCATTTTGTGATTTAAATGGATCTGCGTCTCCTACCGATAAGTACGTAGGTGGAAAACTTTGCGTAATTTGTCGCTCAGTAGACATTTGATTAATGACTTTCAAATGTTTTTCCCAATCTTTAGCACCTGTATAACTTCTCATAAAGAGGTCAATACGTGGGAATTCAGTGGCACGTACAGTATGCATATCATAAAATCCACCAAAGAATACCGCTGCTTTAATATTTTCAGACGGAATTTGTTGATTGAAATCCATTTCTTCTCGCAATTTTGGATTTGTTTGAATAGCTGTATATTGGCTATTGATTTGAGCACCTGCAGAATCTCCGCCGAAAATCACTTGATTTAAGTCGATGGGTAAGTTTTTTTGATTATTTTTTATAAAAGCGACAGCGTGATCCATTTGCATTAATGGCGTTGGATATTGAAACTCAGGCGCTAACGCATAATTGACATTCACGACAACGTACCCTCGCTCAACAATATTTGCCAATAACGGATTTTTATATTGCTTATCTCCAGCGATAAAACCGCCACCATGAGCCCAGAAAATGACAGGCAATTTTTCGTGAGCGCTAATGTTTTTAGGCATTAAAATATCTAGTTGACTGTTAGGTAAACTTTTCATATATGAGATATCTGTCAGTGCTGTGACGTTATTATTTTGAATAGCAACTTTTTTATGTGCGCTTTTACTTGTGCGCTCATTATGTAAAAAATAGCCGACAACAAGGCCGGCTATAACAAGACAGATTACACATATCACTACAAGCCAACTCATCTTACGTTTCTTCATAAAAATTCTCCCTTTCGGAAAAATTTTATCATATCTTATGAATTAAGCAATGTGTTTCTTATCTTGAGATTTTCTATAAAAATATTTTACTATAACAGCGAGAACAATAAATAGACCGATAACACCCATCATAGGATAAACAAATGCAATTAAACCTTCGAATCCTACGAAACTTAAAGCGTAGGCAATCGGCATAATAATACTAATCATAATGTAATATTTTTTCGTATATGGACTCGTAAAGCGAGCTGCGAATGAATAGGATAAACCTAAAATCGTATTATACATCACCGCTAACATCACGATTGAGAACACAAACGTTAAAATAGGTGAAATTTGATTGGCTAATACGAGTGTCGGGATTGCAGAGTCTTTAATATTCGGATATTCAGTTTGTAGTGCAAAGTTGATTAATCCTAATAATATAAGGTAAACAACACCACCGATTAGTCCGCCTAGACCTGAGACTTTACGTTTAGAAGCATCTCCACCAATAGCTACTAACGTACTGAATCCTACTGCAAAAGCTAATCCACCGTAGTTGAAACCATTCCAAATCCCTTGAATTAAACTTGGTTTTTCAACCACACTATTGACCTCAGAAAATCCGATAGATCCTTTAAATAAGAATGTTGCCGCAATAATTACTACTAAAATAATTAAAACAGGTGTCACCATTCCTAATGCACCTACAATTTTATTGAAATCCATCAATAAAGTTAAATACACGATGACACACATAATTAGTGCACCTAACCATACAGGTACGCCAAAACTTTCAAAGAATGTTGAACCTGCACCAGCAATCATCGTTATAGTTACGGCATAGAGTGATAAAATCAAAATATAGTCAATCACTAATCCTAATTTTTTGCCAAATAAGTATTCCAAAGTTGATTCATGGTTATTAGCGTCAAATGCAGTTCCAATTTTCGCAACTTGACGACCAATAAATGTCAAAATAAGACCTGAAATAATAACACCAATGTATGAATAAATACCATACATACTAAAGAACTGTTTAACCTCTTGGCCTGTCGAGAATCCTGCACCTACGACAACACCAACATATGCAAAGGCAATTTTAATTGCTTCAGAATATTTGTGCATTTGTTTTGACCTCCTCATTTGCAAAACACGTTAAACATTAAACCATATTATACGTTTTATTTCAAATTAGCGTAGCCGAACAAAAACGCTGTAACCCTTGATATTACAGCGTTTACCGATGATATAAAATGATTTTTAGCAATGTAATTATACAAATTACCGTATAATCAATATGATTTATCTATGAATTACGAATATATATACACTTTTCAATTTTACTATTTTAAATATACCCCGTAATTATGACTTTTTAGCAGTTAAATTTGAATTTTTTCTTTCTTTTGATGCATTCGTTAAAGTCCAAGCAATGATGATAGCCATCACAAGCAATACAAGCGCAACATAATAAGCGATATGCATACCTGAAGTCATCGCTTGATCTTTAATAGCTTTCGTCACGTGAGCATGTCCTGCTATTTTCATATTTTGAACACCTGTAACAATCCCTACAAATATCGCAATGCCTGCTGCTCCCGCCACAGGTTGTAACACATTAAAAATCGCTGTGCCATGTGGATATTTTTCTTTAGGCAACGCATTTAAACCATTCGTGCTTGCTGGCATCATAATGGCTGCGATCCCAATCATTAAGACAATATAAGCAATCACTAATGTTAAAACAGATAATCCAGGATGAATCGTCGTATAAAATCCTGCAACAGCTAATAATAAAATTAAACCTGGTAGCACTAATTTACGCGGACCATATTTATCGAATAAGCCCCCCATAAAAGGAGAGAGAAAACCATTTAAAAGTGCGCCGGGAAGTAAAATCAATCCTGCAATTTTAGCTGAAAACCCCATCGGGCCTTGTAAATACATAGGCATGACAATTTCAGAGGCAAACATAGTCATAATGACGATGACGAAAATAATCATCCCTTTTGTATAGTTATGATATTGTAATACTCGAAAATCAAGAATAGGTTCATCTAATTGATATTGGCGACGAATGAAGAGGACAACGCATAGTCCCCCGACGATGAGTGGGATGAAAATAATCGGATTTAAAATTGCACCTTCTGTGGAACCCATTTTTGAAATACTAAAAATGATACCTGTAATCCCTAGCGTTGATAAAGCTACTGACCACACATCGATTTTCGGGCGCGTGACTTCTCCTACATTTTTTAAGAAAATAAATGCGAAAATAAATGTAAAGAGCATAAACGGTACAACGATAAAGAAAAGCCAACGCCAACCAAGATAATCAACGATAAAACCAGATAATGTCGGTCCTAACGCAGGCGCAAACATGATCACGAACCCGAAAGTCCCCATCACTTTCCCTCGAACAGATTCATCAAATAAAAGTAACATCGCATTCATAATGAGTGGAATCATTAATCCAGTGCCGATAGCTTGTATCATTCTTCCAGTTAATAACATTGGAAAATTCATAGCCGTTCCAGCAATTAACGTTCCAATTGTAAAAATCACAATCAGACCTAAAAATAAACGTCGTGTTGAAAACCATTGAATGATTAAAGCTGATAGTGGGGAGACAATGCCCATGATCATCATAAAACCACTAGCCATCCACTGAACGGTCGTACGAGAAATATTAAAGTAATTCATTAATTCTTGAAGTGCAATATTTAACAAAGTTTCATTCAAAATCATGAAAAATGCACCAATTAAAAAGACAATCATGATGATGCGCGAGTGATTGTTTTCCATAAACTTCCCCCTTTTTAAGATAACTTGCACATTATACATGATATATTGTGCAAAATAAAGCTCATTAACTCAAAAATCTCTTTATTTCAATTTTTGTAGCTCATCATCCTTTAACATATAAAAACTGCCCACAAAGCCAAATACTTTGTGGGCGTGTCAAAAATAGAATACCTAATTTTTATAAAGATTTATTTTGCGTCTTTAAAACCACCTAAGTCATCAAAATCTACAACGACTTGGTCCATACGTTTTGCTGTTTCTTTTAGCACGTTCCGTGCCACTTTATTCTCAGGGTCTAATTTTAAAATTTGTTTTGCAACATCAAAAGCTTTTTTATCCGAAATGACTGGTTCAGGAATCGCATGAAGTAATAACATTTGAAGCAGGCTCTTAACTTCTTTTCCTTCAGTCAATTTAATTGATGACTCTGCATGATAGTATGCCGCATCTAAAGCACCCGGTACCTCACTTAATGGGTAGACCAGTAATAAAAATGCAAGATCATGTATTTCTGATGTTTCTTCAGATTTAATCATATCGAGTAAACAAGTATAGTACATGACGCTTTCATCTTCATGAGCACTAGAAATGTAAGCTTCTTCAAATGCTAAGAAATCAGTCGCGGACATTAAGCTTTTAACAGCCGAAAATTCGCCATTTAAGACATGTTTTTGAATTAGTTCTTGCATAGCTTGTCCTCCTGAATTTGCATTTCATCATAGTTACACTTATTCTAACATAATTTAGAGAGAATTGCTTATATGTTTGGCATTTAATTTTCTTTATATATACATAAAGATGATTGAAATGCACCTACAATGCGTCATAGTACAAAACTTAAATAAAACCTTTCACTATAAACGTCGCACCCGATACATTAAGTATAAGAAATAAGGGGCACCAATAATGGCGACGACTACTCCAGCTGGCATGCCACTCGGTTGAATGAGTGTTTGTCCAATCGTATCTGAAATAATAAGTAATATTCCCCCTATCATCATCGCGAGCGGAAGAAAACTTTGATGTCTCGGTCCAATGATGGTTCTTGCAATATGAGGGCCCATAAGTCCAATAAATCCAATGGCACCAGCAACAGAAACTGCAACAGAGGATAATAATACCGCAATCACTACTAAAATAAGACGTTGACGATTTAAAGAAATCCCTAAACCGCGCGCTACAAGATCATCTGTGCTTAGAATGTTTAAAACTTCTGCTTGATAGAGAATAATGGGAATCATCACTACAAGCCATGGCAGAAACGCCCACACAAATGGCCACGTATCTCCCCAAATATTTCCAGCAAGCCAAGTAGATATAAATTCAGATTGACTTTTATCGAACGTAGAGATGATGGTGAGTGCGCCTCCAGAAAGTGCGGCTGATAAGCCAATACCGACTAAAACCATACTTGCGGGGGATAATCCTTGATCTCCTTGATAACTGAAATAGAAAATAAATACCGTCACTACGATGCCCCCAATTAAACTCACTATAGGAAGCATATAAACAAAATCATCGGCTTTAACGTGGCCAATGGCTATAAATAATGCAATGGCAAAGCCACTCCCCGCATTGATGCCTAAAATGCCTGGTTCAGCTAGAGGATTACGTGTAATACTTTGCAGAATCGCCCCACTTAAACTTAAAGCAATTCCAGCAAATAAGGTAATCAGTAAACGTGGCAAACGAAATTCGACAAGTATAAGTTCGGAGGCCCCATCGCCTAATCCTAAAAAAGTTTGCCCGATTTCTTTTAAGGTTAATGGGTACTCACCTACCATGAGGTTGACCATCATCGATAATACTAATATGATTGCGCCTATCCCTATTGCGAGACGACGTTTTTTCTTAACTTTTTCTTCAATCAATTGAGACGCCCCCCTTTCTTAATCAAATATAAGAAGAAAGGTACACCAATAAACGAAATGATGGCACTCATTGGCGTTTCCCCGAGGAGTCGCGCTAAAATATCAGCCACTAGAACAAGCGTACCTCCAAAAAGAGCTGAAAGGGGTAATATTTTTTCATATTCGGTTCCAATTAAAAAGCGCACTAAATGCGGGATAATCAAACCCACAAATGCAATTTGGCCAACCATTGCTACTGAAATCCCTGCGAGCAACATCGTTAACAACAGGGCACTGAGACTGATGATTTTCGTATTTTGGCCAAGCCCTTTAGCGATTGATTCCCCTAAACTTAGTATGGTCAATTGTCGCCGCATCAACATCAACAAAATAATGACAACTAGAATTAACGGCACACTGATATACAGGTGTTGCCAAGTCGTACTGGAAATCCCACCTGCATTCCAAAAATTGATGGATTGATTTAATCTAAAAAATAACGCGATGCCCTGACTCAATGCGGTTAACAAAGCACTTACCGCTGCACCAGCTAAAATGAGACGCATCGGATTAAATCCATCGCGTCTCGAATTACCTATAGTTAAAACTAAAGTTCCTCCGAAAATTGCACCGGCAAAACTGATTAAAATTAAAACTAAAAAAGGGGCGCCTGGAAGAAGAGCAAACGCGCATGCTAAAGCAAAAGCAGCCCCTGCATTCAAACCGATTAAACTTGGATCGGCAAGTCCATTTTTAGTGACACCTTGAATCACAGCACCTGATACAGCTAACGCCATACCGACCATCACTGCACCAATATCTCG
It contains:
- a CDS encoding membrane protein, producing MHKYSEAIKIAFAYVGVVVGAGFSTGQEVKQFFSMYGIYSYIGVIISGLILTFIGRQVAKIGTAFDANNHESTLEYLFGKKLGLVIDYILILSLYAVTITMIAGAGSTFFESFGVPVWLGALIMCVIVYLTLLMDFNKIVGALGMVTPVLIILVVIIAATFLFKGSIGFSEVNSVVEKPSLIQGIWNGFNYGGLAFAVGFSTLVAIGGDASKRKVSGLGGLIGGVVYLILLGLINFALQTEYPNIKDSAIPTLVLANQISPILTFVFSIVMLAVMYNTILGLSYSFAARFTSPYTKKYYIMISIIMPIAYALSFVGFEGLIAFVYPMMGVIGLFIVLAVIVKYFYRKSQDKKHIA
- a CDS encoding alpha/beta hydrolase — encoded protein: MKKRKMSWLVVICVICLVIAGLVVGYFLHNERTSKSAHKKVAIQNNNVTALTDISYMKSLPNSQLDILMPKNISAHEKLPVIFWAHGGGFIAGDKQYKNPLLANIVERGYVVVNVNYALAPEFQYPTPLMQMDHAVAFIKNNQKNLPIDLNQVIFGGDSAGAQINSQYTAIQTNPKLREEMDFNQQIPSENIKAAVFFGGFYDMHTVRATEFPRIDLFMRSYTGAKDWEKHLKVINQMSTERQITQSFPPTYLSVGDADPFKSQNDSFSQALKEKQIPVDTLFYDGSHHLKHQYQFHMEKPESKENIRRVLSFLSRNTSQQNLKSDIHASPQTEINLNPYEEEPTE
- a CDS encoding FecCD family ABC transporter permease — its product is MIEEKVKKKRRLAIGIGAIILVLSMMVNLMVGEYPLTLKEIGQTFLGLGDGASELILVEFRLPRLLITLFAGIALSLSGAILQSITRNPLAEPGILGINAGSGFAIALFIAIGHVKADDFVYMLPIVSLIGGIVVTVFIFYFSYQGDQGLSPASMVLVGIGLSAALSGGALTIISTFDKSQSEFISTWLAGNIWGDTWPFVWAFLPWLVVMIPIILYQAEVLNILSTDDLVARGLGISLNRQRLILVVIAVLLSSVAVSVAGAIGFIGLMGPHIARTIIGPRHQSFLPLAMMIGGILLIISDTIGQTLIQPSGMPAGVVVAIIGAPYFLYLMYRVRRL
- a CDS encoding FecCD family ABC transporter permease: MLLGIVLLLFAFIVSIIVGEAHVDLKTIGQAILQYDPSNQAHNVIVEIRLPRDIGAVMVGMALAVSGAVIQGVTKNGLADPSLIGLNAGAAFALACAFALLPGAPFLVLILISFAGAIFGGTLVLTIGNSRRDGFNPMRLILAGAAVSALLTALSQGIALFFRLNQSINFWNAGGISSTTWQHLYISVPLILVVIILLMLMRRQLTILSLGESIAKGLGQNTKIISLSALLLTMLLAGISVAMVGQIAFVGLIIPHLVRFLIGTEYEKILPLSALFGGTLVLVADILARLLGETPMSAIISFIGVPFFLYLIKKGGRLN
- a CDS encoding GNAT family N-acetyltransferase translates to MSLEIREISIKDVEAFTTLMQQVFEESKYMLYDPGEYVPSLEYAISNLEEVITSPHLAILVAEKNDMLVGYITIVSKRLHRIEHKARITMGVLNQEQGFGIGQSLIHACKNWCKAHDMSRIELTVVTDNKAAVHLYEREGFKIEGELQHSLKIDTQYFNEYLMAYLLD
- a CDS encoding MDR family MFS transporter; this translates as MENNHSRIIMIVFLIGAFFMILNETLLNIALQELMNYFNISRTTVQWMASGFMMIMGIVSPLSALIIQWFSTRRLFLGLIVIFTIGTLIAGTAMNFPMLLTGRMIQAIGTGLMIPLIMNAMLLLFDESVRGKVMGTFGFVIMFAPALGPTLSGFIVDYLGWRWLFFIVVPFMLFTFIFAFIFLKNVGEVTRPKIDVWSVALSTLGITGIIFSISKMGSTEGAILNPIIFIPLIVGGLCVVLFIRRQYQLDEPILDFRVLQYHNYTKGMIIFVIVIMTMFASEIVMPMYLQGPMGFSAKIAGLILLPGALLNGFLSPFMGGLFDKYGPRKLVLPGLILLLAVAGFYTTIHPGLSVLTLVIAYIVLMIGIAAIMMPASTNGLNALPKEKYPHGTAIFNVLQPVAGAAGIAIFVGIVTGVQNMKIAGHAHVTKAIKDQAMTSGMHIAYYVALVLLVMAIIIAWTLTNASKERKNSNLTAKKS